From Acetobacteroides hydrogenigenes, one genomic window encodes:
- a CDS encoding GAF domain-containing protein — protein MLESFRGFFSLKKHQTLRGKVFKLVGISFSSILLLTGVFFTYTNWSNSTSNAQKYYIEQAQVNATGAKMRTYRAIGTVRTLSIAIDNLIEERKTLQDSTISHLLNDVTQRLTKYNDITLYHAAYISLDRRYLQAGNGDGRATFISTEDKVGMTRIDKPNFDQSELDQCLQRSETERKTAISRPYMSSYPNGSPSAFVASISAPIEYKNKVIGSVAVDIPLQQLQRIIKKTEVPEGASAYLISHDGQVVAHTNDAMNAKPLPSDTDPKLMETIQSITHDKNNQTPHFVDLNGKSHFVVPVNVDQTYTTWAFGLSIPNNELYKKARTNTLIAILVSLVGLAIGLALSRFIATRITEPINEINQSINKLGKGEVKSITKLNSDDQTEIGQIYRSMNNLIDSLGSAVHFAFEIGKGNFNENLARQSDNDDISNALIEMKESLIRSKEQEQQRQQEEQINNWANEGVAKFSEILRSNHTDIKELSHQIISNLVRYLGINQGGLFVQNDSEKQYLDMTACFAYSRRKMMEQRFEVNEGLVGRCFVEAEPIYLLEVPESYITITSGLGDTPPRCLLLVPLKVDGEVNGVIELASLEPIAEYKVKFVEKVAESIASTLKNVRINEHTAKLLEQTKIQAEEMAAAEEEMRQNLEELQSTQEEMARVQEEQKRAMDKVTTDNQMFEALLRSTSEYVYFKDSSGRYVKASESARMLLGVDRIEEALGKTAFDLFPADVAQEIDKEDQAVMKSQTPLLKQQGKLTYKDGTTKTVEKNKYPVKNTGQEVVGLISIYKEV, from the coding sequence ATGTTGGAATCATTCAGGGGCTTCTTTTCGCTTAAGAAGCATCAAACTTTAAGGGGGAAAGTTTTCAAATTGGTGGGAATCTCGTTTAGTTCAATTCTACTTCTGACGGGGGTATTCTTCACCTACACGAACTGGAGCAACAGTACGTCGAACGCACAAAAGTACTACATCGAACAGGCTCAGGTAAACGCCACCGGAGCCAAGATGCGCACCTACCGAGCCATTGGTACCGTTCGAACGCTCAGCATTGCCATCGACAACCTAATCGAAGAGAGGAAGACGCTACAGGATAGCACCATTTCGCACCTTCTTAACGATGTCACCCAAAGGCTGACCAAGTACAACGACATCACGCTCTACCATGCGGCCTACATATCGCTGGATAGGCGATACCTACAGGCTGGCAACGGAGATGGCCGGGCCACCTTTATCTCGACAGAGGACAAGGTAGGGATGACCCGCATCGATAAGCCGAACTTCGACCAGAGCGAGCTCGACCAGTGCCTTCAGCGCTCGGAGACGGAACGAAAGACAGCCATCTCGCGCCCCTACATGAGCAGCTATCCCAACGGATCGCCCTCGGCTTTTGTGGCGTCGATATCGGCTCCAATTGAGTACAAGAATAAGGTAATCGGCAGCGTGGCCGTAGACATCCCGCTGCAACAGCTACAGCGCATCATCAAAAAAACGGAGGTTCCCGAAGGGGCATCGGCCTACCTGATATCCCACGATGGTCAGGTGGTTGCCCACACCAACGACGCAATGAACGCCAAGCCGCTCCCCAGCGATACCGATCCCAAGCTGATGGAGACCATCCAGTCCATCACCCACGACAAGAACAACCAAACTCCTCACTTCGTCGATTTAAATGGCAAATCGCACTTTGTGGTTCCGGTAAATGTCGATCAAACCTACACCACCTGGGCGTTTGGCCTATCCATTCCGAATAACGAGCTCTACAAGAAAGCACGCACCAACACCCTTATCGCCATTTTGGTGTCCTTGGTAGGCCTTGCAATTGGCCTCGCGTTGAGCCGCTTTATTGCAACACGAATCACCGAGCCTATTAACGAGATCAACCAAAGCATCAACAAGCTGGGCAAGGGCGAGGTTAAGAGCATAACCAAGCTGAACTCGGACGATCAAACCGAAATTGGTCAGATATACCGCTCCATGAACAACCTGATTGACTCGCTAGGAAGCGCAGTCCACTTTGCCTTCGAGATCGGCAAAGGGAACTTCAACGAGAACCTAGCCCGCCAAAGCGATAACGACGACATCAGCAATGCCCTTATAGAGATGAAGGAAAGCCTAATCCGCAGTAAGGAGCAGGAGCAGCAGCGCCAGCAGGAGGAGCAGATCAACAACTGGGCCAACGAAGGGGTAGCCAAATTCTCCGAAATCCTTCGCAGCAACCATACCGATATAAAGGAGCTGTCGCACCAGATCATCAGCAACCTGGTTCGCTACCTAGGCATTAACCAAGGAGGCCTATTCGTTCAGAACGACAGCGAAAAGCAATACCTGGACATGACAGCCTGCTTTGCCTACAGCCGTCGTAAGATGATGGAACAACGCTTTGAGGTTAACGAAGGCCTTGTTGGCCGCTGCTTCGTAGAAGCCGAGCCCATATACCTGCTGGAGGTTCCAGAAAGCTACATTACCATAACCTCTGGCCTAGGCGATACGCCTCCTAGGTGCCTTCTCCTTGTTCCGCTTAAGGTTGATGGAGAAGTAAACGGAGTAATCGAACTTGCATCGCTGGAGCCAATCGCCGAGTATAAGGTAAAGTTTGTGGAGAAGGTGGCCGAGAGCATTGCCTCTACGCTCAAAAACGTGCGCATCAACGAGCATACCGCTAAGCTACTCGAACAAACCAAAATTCAGGCCGAAGAGATGGCTGCAGCAGAAGAGGAAATGCGCCAGAACCTTGAGGAGCTACAATCAACGCAAGAGGAGATGGCCCGTGTTCAAGAAGAGCAAAAGCGTGCAATGGACAAGGTTACAACCGACAACCAAATGTTCGAAGCACTACTTCGAAGCACATCGGAGTATGTTTACTTTAAGGACAGCTCGGGCCGCTACGTAAAGGCCAGCGAATCTGCCCGAATGCTGCTTGGCGTAGATCGAATAGAGGAGGCCCTCGGCAAAACAGCCTTCGACCTATTCCCCGCTGACGTTGCCCAAGAAATAGACAAGGAAGACCAAGCCGTTATGAAAAGTCAAACACCGCTCCTAAAGCAGCAAGGAAAGCTAACCTATAAGGACGGAACAACCAAAACGGTAGAGAAGAATAAGTACCCAGTTAAGAATACAGGACAAGAGGTCGTTGGATTAATTTCAATATACAAAGAGGTGTAA